One genomic region from Carassius auratus strain Wakin unplaced genomic scaffold, ASM336829v1 scaf_tig00032568, whole genome shotgun sequence encodes:
- the LOC113080913 gene encoding PDZ domain-containing protein 4-like, producing the protein MGCNMCVVNRPEEQYRIMFQKGNNLRPIDAEVKLKGRRTSHLSKDKDGEPHDPLLLQVVCKGHRRRLGTAAGTARLMAITDCVDNGTQTDISFQNFLNGDRGSYPSSGSPMPPPSPSLAQLVEPYLLNELGSLGQEHSDPNDYFNVANHEVDQREELEYEEVELYKSSQQDKLGLTVCYRTDDEEDQGIYIGEVNPNSIAAKDGRIRKGDRILQINGMEVQNREEAVAILTREDSTNFSLLLARPEIETDTHLDPEEIDCELPVGMSVDSLNTSHLSGLYHFRQQRPQAGIPEETLHPETPMLSLAALSNSQELDSGVGRTDESTKNEESSEHDILLGDEQTSTSNTNATNTPGSLRKFRPGRSGGGGSDTPSPLFPLRELHLSTDSLNCGSISGGYLHDPVSGMIMPGLTEEECDRYRQLLEIKCRYEKRMKKVQQVQKEEQKEGETQEESENREETLDENSNENLTPHEMALLEEEMRHLEFKCRNILRAQKMQQLRERCLKAWLMEEETSGRASAEPQGSPLHELSDINELPEKERSDKDSTSAYNTGGESCRSTPMVSEHRLPVSQIDESTSPLPSRHRDRPTWSERGRASLNGSYSPSSYKKFQTNSPMNQKFCSLTREGTVRRMPEGVTQDSRVSGHNRNGGRSAESSPYFTRRRHSNCFTPERYQSCMHLGSSLSESSGPLDRAVEGESEAPVGGSDGEGHGNITFGSLPHPSPVKLSLALPLPLPPASPRMEWKVKIRSDGTRYVAKRPVRDRLLKARAMKIREERSGMTTDDDTVSEMKMGRYWSKEERKQHLLRAREQRRRREFMMQSRLEYMREHGLDMGKESQSESGQNPASILELSQKKSSKKRNRRILDNWITIQELLAHGSRSPDGTKVYNPLLSVTTV; encoded by the exons AAGGGAAACAATCTGCGTCCCATTGATGCAGAAGTAAAG CTCAAAGGCAGAAGGACATCTCACCTGTCCAAGGACAAAGATGGGGAACCTCATGACCCCCTCCTACTTCAGGTGGTATGTAAGGGACACAGGAGGAGATTGGGTACAGCTGCTGGCACGGCTCGGCTCATGGCTATCACAGACTGTGTGGACAACGGCACCCAGACCGACATCAGCTTCCAGAACTTCCTGAATGGGGACAGAGGGTCTTACCCGAGCAGTGGATCACCCATGCCCCCACCCTCCCCGTCCCTCGCACAGCTGGTGGAGCCATACCTGCTGAATGAACT TGGTTCTCTGGGGCAAGAACATAGTGATCCAAATGACTACTTCAATGTTGCCAACCATGAGGTGGATCAACGAGAAGAACTAGAATATGAG GAGGTGGAGTTGTATAAGTCGAGTCAGCAGGATAAACTGGGGCTAACAGTCTGTTACCGGACAGACGATGAGGAAGACCAAGGCATCTACATTGGGGAA GTGAATCCGAACAGCATAGCAGCAAAAGATGGAAGAATCAGGAAGGGGGACAGGATATTACAG ATAAATGGGATGGAAGTGCAGAACCGTGAGGAAGCGGTGGCCATCCTGACCCGTGAGGACAGCACCAACTTCTCATTACTGCTGGCAAGACCAGAGATAGag ACGGACACTCATTTGGACCCAGAGGAGATTGACTGTGAGTTACCTGTAGGGATGAGTGTGGACAGCCTTAATACTTCCCATCTGTCCGGCCTTTACCATTTCCGCCAACAGAGACCCCAAGCAGGCATTCCTGAGGAAACCCTACATCCAGAGACACCCATGCTCAGCTTAGCAGCCCTCAGCAACAGTCAAGAGCTCGACAGTGGTGTGGGCCGAACAGATGAGAGCACAAAGAACGAAGAATCCTCTGAGCATGACATCTTACTGGGTGATGAGCAGACCAGCACCTCCAACACAAATGCCACTAACACACCTGGCAGCTTGCGCAAGTTTAGACCAGGCAGGAGCGGAGGAGGAGGGAGCGACACGCCATCGCCACTGTTCCCTCTCCGAGAGCTTCACCTTAGCACAGACTCACTGAACTGTGGAAGCATAAGTGGTGGGTACCTTCACGATCCCGTCAGTGGGATGATAATGCCGGGCCTGACAGAAGAGGAATGCGATAGGTACAGGCAGCTTCTGGAAATCAAGTGTCGCTATGAGAAGAGGATGAAGAAAGTGCAGCAGGTTCAAAAAGAGGAGCAGAAAGAAGGAGAGACACAAGAGGAATCTGAGAATAGGGAGGAGACTCTGGATGAGAACAGTAATGAGAACCTGACTCCACATGAGATGGCGCTTCTGGAAGAGGAAATGAGGCACCTTGAGTTCAAGTGCCGGAATATTCTACGAGCACAGAAGATGCAGCAATTAAGAGAACGCTGTTTAAAAGCCTGGCTGATGGAGGAAGAAACATCTGGCCGGGCGTCTGCAGAACCTCAGGGGTCTCCATTGCATGAGCTATCTGACATCAACGAACTTCCAGAGAAGGAGCGTTCGGACAAGGACAGCACCAGTGCTTACAACACCGGGGGAGAGAGCTGCAGGAGCACACCTATGGTGAGCGAGCATCGACTTCCAGTTTCTCAAATCGATGAGTCCACAAGTCCTCTGCCAAGCAGACACAGGGACCGACCAACCTGGAGTGAAAGAGGACGAGCAAGTCTCAACGGTTCATATTCGCCAAGCAGCTACAAGAAGTTTCAGACTAACAGCCCTATGAACCAGAAATTCTGCTCACTCACACGAGAAGGAACTGTCCGTCGCATGCCTGAAGGAGTGACACAGGATTCTAGGGTGAGTGGCCATAACAGGAATGGAGGTCGTAGCGCGGAGTCAAGTCCTTACTTCACTCGACGCCGTCATTCTAACTGCTTCACTCCAGAACGCTACCAGAGTTGCATGCATCTGGGGTCCTCACTTTCTGAGAGTTCCGGACCCTTGGATAGAGCTGTGGAAGGAGAAAGTGAGGCACCAGTGGGCGGCAGTGATGGTGAGGGTCATGGGAATATCACCTTTGGGTCATTGCCTCACCCCAGCCCAGTGAAGCTATCTTTGGCCTTACCTTTGCCACTTCCCCCTGCATCACCACGCATGGAGTGGAAGGTGAAGATAAGAAGCGATGGGACCCGCTATGTGGCCAAACGTCCTGTCCGAGACCGGCTCTTGAAAGCCCGAGCTATGAAGATCCGTGAGGAGCGTAGCGGAATGACAACTGATGACGACACAGTGAGCGAAATGAAGATGGGTCGCTATTGGAGCAAAGAAGAGCGTAAGCAACATCTGCTGAGAGCCCGCGAGCAGCGCAGACGCAGAGAGTTTATGATGCAAAGTCGCTTGGAATATATGCGAGAACACGGTCTGGATATGGGTAAGGAGAGCCAGTCGGAGTCCGGACAGAACCCAGCCTCAATCCTGGAGCTCAGTCAGAAAAAGAGCTCCAAGAAACGCAACCGACGCATACTGGACAACTGGATCACCATCCAAGAGCTACTTGCACATGGATCTCGCTCTCCAGATGGGACAAAGGTGTATAATCCTCTTCTGTCTGTTACCACAGTCTGA